TTGCGCGGGCGTGTGGAGGAAGGATGACGTACACAGCGATCGACACGTTCTACCCGCCGGCGGAGCAGCTCCGGGATTCGCCGTCCCGCCGCGACGGCGTCGACGAGCCCGCCGAGGCCTCCCTCCGCGCCTACGGCTGCCAGCTCGTCCAGGAGGCCGGGATCCTGCTCCGAGTGTATCCTCCCCTGAATCCCTAAACCCGTACTGTAGCATCCCTTCTCCCCCTCGTCCTCTTCCTCTCTTGGATTCTGTTAAATTGCTGGTGGGAGAACCTTCGATTTTCATTGCGCCCTTTAACACGGCGCAGGTCCTCCTCCACCGCTTCTCCTGCAAGCAGTCGCTCGCCCGGATCAGCGTCAAGGTGAGATtaagcaccccccccccccccaaactcaTTCCGATTTCACTGAACCTGCATAATAATAATGTTCCAATGGCGACAACCAACTGAAATTTCATCCGACCATTGCTTCCCATCATGCCTGCTTGCAGAGAGTCGCGGCGACGTGCGTCTGGCTATCGTCGAAGCTGGAGGAGAGCCCCAGGGGATTGGAGAGCGTCATCCGCGTGTTCCATAGGATCGAATGCAGGAGGCACGGCGTAGGATTTTAGTTACCGGCAAAGTGAAATAACAAATCCTTGTTTGTTGTCCTGCAGGAAGAACTGGTCACGGATCTCTCGAGGCTGGAGAGACGCGTGCTCAAGGAATTGGGGTACGTCTGCCATGTTGAGCACCCTCACAAGTATCCAGTTACTTAGTGAGATTCTTTGGTGAAATTGGTTgatgatgtttttttttttttatctcaaGCTATTCTTGTGCT
This Lolium perenne isolate Kyuss_39 chromosome 1, Kyuss_2.0, whole genome shotgun sequence DNA region includes the following protein-coding sequences:
- the LOC127334809 gene encoding uncharacterized protein, whose protein sequence is MTYTAIDTFYPPAEQLRDSPSRRDGVDEPAEASLRAYGCQLVQEAGILLRVSSSTASPASSRSPGSASRESRRRASGYRRSWRRAPGDWRASSACSIGSNAGGTA